The following are from one region of the Nicotiana tabacum cultivar K326 chromosome 3, ASM71507v2, whole genome shotgun sequence genome:
- the LOC107785537 gene encoding zinc transporter 1 isoform X2: MITQPLLLKITTLIYFSILFQSTPIFANCTCEPQDKDHQKTKHEAALAYKLVAIASILCASAVGVIIPILLNNFKSLQNDYSSLNFLIKAFAAGVILATGFIHILPDAFQSLTNPCLNTEIFGSFPFAGFVSMMSAIFTLMMESFATGYHRRAELRKAQPVNIGDDDEENDGIQTHGPQILLERTNSSTLIRHRLISQILELGILVHSVIIGISLGTTENPKTIKPLIIALSFHQFFEGMGLGGCISQEVTGSSRENSLLQKCRARLRTIDMARSSLRTPRIAGA; the protein is encoded by the exons ATGATTACTCAACCTTTACTTCTTAAAATCACAACCCTAATCTACTTTTCAATCCTTTTCCAATCAACCCCAATCTTTGCAAATTGTACATGTGAACCCCAAGACAAAGATCATCAAAAAACCAAACATGAAGCCGCCTTAGCCTACAAACTAGTAGCCATAGCGTCAATACTTTGTGCAAGTGCAGTTGGAGTTATCATCCCAATTCTCTTGAACAACTTCAAATCTTTGCAAAATGATTATTCATCCCTTAATTTCTTGATCAAAGCTTTCGCGGCGGGCGTGATTCTTGCCACTGGATTCATTCACATTCTACCTGATGCATTTCAAAGCTTGACAAACCCTTGCCTTAATACTGAAATATTTGGGAGTTTTCCATTTGCTGGTTTTGTTTCAATGATGTCTGCTATATTTACTTTGATGATGGAGTCATTTGCAACTGGTTATCATAGAAGAGCTGAGCTTAGAAAAGCTCAGCCAGTGAATATtggagatgatgatgaagaaaatgATGGTATCCAAACACATGGTCCTCAAATTTTGCTAGAAAGAACCAATTCTTCTACTCTTATACGGCACAGGTTAATATCACAG attttggagctgggaATTTTGGTTCATTCTGTGATTATTGGCATATCGCTTGGAACAACAGAAAATCCCAAAACAATCAAACCTCTAATAATAGCTTTGAGTTTTCATCAATTTTTTGAAGGCATGGGACTTGGTGGCTGCATTTCCCAG gaggttacgggttcgagccgtgaaaatagcctcttgcagaaatgtagggcaaggttgcgtacaatagatATGGCCCGGTCCTCCCTCCGGACCccacgcatagcgggagcttag
- the LOC107785537 gene encoding zinc transporter 1 isoform X1, whose translation MITQPLLLKITTLIYFSILFQSTPIFANCTCEPQDKDHQKTKHEAALAYKLVAIASILCASAVGVIIPILLNNFKSLQNDYSSLNFLIKAFAAGVILATGFIHILPDAFQSLTNPCLNTEIFGSFPFAGFVSMMSAIFTLMMESFATGYHRRAELRKAQPVNIGDDDEENDGIQTHGPQILLERTNSSTLIRHRLISQILELGILVHSVIIGISLGTTENPKTIKPLIIALSFHQFFEGMGLGGCISQAKYRGRTIAIMVLFFTLTTPSGIGIGMMISKGYNEQSLAALIVQGVLNSASAGILIYMALVDLLAKDFMDPNLHTNFKLQILANVSLVLGASCMSLLAKWGGT comes from the exons ATGATTACTCAACCTTTACTTCTTAAAATCACAACCCTAATCTACTTTTCAATCCTTTTCCAATCAACCCCAATCTTTGCAAATTGTACATGTGAACCCCAAGACAAAGATCATCAAAAAACCAAACATGAAGCCGCCTTAGCCTACAAACTAGTAGCCATAGCGTCAATACTTTGTGCAAGTGCAGTTGGAGTTATCATCCCAATTCTCTTGAACAACTTCAAATCTTTGCAAAATGATTATTCATCCCTTAATTTCTTGATCAAAGCTTTCGCGGCGGGCGTGATTCTTGCCACTGGATTCATTCACATTCTACCTGATGCATTTCAAAGCTTGACAAACCCTTGCCTTAATACTGAAATATTTGGGAGTTTTCCATTTGCTGGTTTTGTTTCAATGATGTCTGCTATATTTACTTTGATGATGGAGTCATTTGCAACTGGTTATCATAGAAGAGCTGAGCTTAGAAAAGCTCAGCCAGTGAATATtggagatgatgatgaagaaaatgATGGTATCCAAACACATGGTCCTCAAATTTTGCTAGAAAGAACCAATTCTTCTACTCTTATACGGCACAGGTTAATATCACAG attttggagctgggaATTTTGGTTCATTCTGTGATTATTGGCATATCGCTTGGAACAACAGAAAATCCCAAAACAATCAAACCTCTAATAATAGCTTTGAGTTTTCATCAATTTTTTGAAGGCATGGGACTTGGTGGCTGCATTTCCCAG GCGAAGTACAGGGGAAGAACAATAGCAATAATGGTGTTGTTCTTCACCCTTACAACTCCAAGTGGAATAGGTATTGGAATGATGATATCAAAAGGTTACAATGAGCAAAGCTTAGCAGCATTGATTGTGCAAGGGGTTCTTAATTCAGCATCAGCTGGTATTCTAATTTACATGGCACTTGTGGATCTTCTTGCAAAAGATTTCATGGACCCTAATTTACATACTAATTTCAAGCTCCAAATTCTTGCCAATGTATCACTTGTTTTGGGAGCTTCTTGTATGTCACTATTGGCAAAATGGGGTGGGACATAA